The DNA window ACTGTTTGAAAAACACGGGCATGAAGCCCCAAATCACATAGGCGCCAAGCCCTTGAATAAGGCCATTGCCCTGCTCGGTCGGCGGCACATCGGCGCGGGCCGCCTCTACCGGGGCGGCGGGTGGATCGTCGCTCATACCGCGGGGCCGCTCAGAAAGTGATCAGCAGCCTAAGGAAGCAGAGCACGAATACCAGGATGCAGAAGTTCCGCCCGCTCTTGCGGCGCGAAAAGGTGCCGATGACGATACCGATGAGCGGCAGCGGCAGCAGGATCAGCGCCAGCAGCCAGCCCACGATCGGCAGGACCGAGGGGATGGCGATGACCGCCGAGACGATGCCGATGGCCCATGCGATGATGTTTCCCATGCCCCAGCACTGCCGATCCGTATCGAAGCTGGCAAGCGGTTTCTGGGGGCGAGTCGGACGCTTCCGCAGACGCGGGTGAAAGCCGCCGTTCATCCCTGCGGCATTTCGTCGATGGCCCGGAACGCCTGGGCTTGTCGTCAAATGTTCAGGAAACCGCGGGTAAACATGAACTGTTCTGACAAGAAATGGTCGCCTCACCCGGACGGCCCCAGCAAGGAGATAGAGGATGAAAACTGCAATTCTTGCCGCAGCCGCTGCGCTGACCATGGCCGTCCCCGCGCCCGATCTGGGCCCGGTTACCCAGGGTGCCGCACTGCATGCCGATCAGGGCCGCCATCTCGGCCACTACAAGAAGCATCGCAAGTGGCAGCGCGAGCGCGCCCGCGAACAGCGCCGTTATTACGCCCAGCAGGACCGCGCCTATGAGCGTCAGCTGAGCCGCAACGATCGCATCTGGCGCGGCGACGATGGCCGTTATCGCTGCCGCCGTGCGGACGGCACCGCAGGTCTCGTCATCGGCGGCGCGCTGGGCGCGATTGCCGGCTCCGAAGTCGCGGGCAGGCAGAACCGCACCATAGGCGCGATTATCGGCGCAGTGGGCGGCGGCCTTCTGGGTCGTCAGATCGACCGCGGGGGCTTGCGCTGCCGCTAAACCAAATAACCTGACGTCACGCGAGAGGGCGCTCCCATATTGGGGGCGCCCTTTTTCGCGCCTGCAATCCGGTCTATGGCTGGTCCTTTCCCACGAAAGGCGCTGCCCATGTTGAACGGTCCCCTGCTCGTTACCCAGCGGCTGATCCTGCGCCCGCCCGCAGCGGAGGATTTCGAGGCGGTGGTCGGCTTCTATTCCGAGCCCGAGACGATGGAACATCTGGGCGGCGTGAAGCCGCGTTCCGAGGTCTGGCGCGCCTGGTGCTGTATGGCGGGCAGCTGGCATATCAATGGCTTTGGCATGTTCTCCCTGATCGAGCGCGCCACCGGCCGCTGGATCGGCCGCGCGGGCCCCTGGCGCCCCGCAGACTGGCCGGTCGACGAGGTGGGCTGGGGCGTCGCGCGCGATTTCGCGGGCAAGGGTTATGCGCGCGAGGCCGCGGTGGCGGCGATCGATTACGCCTTCGACGTGCTCGGCTGGGACGCGGTGCACCATGTCATCGCGCCGAAAAACGCGGCTTCGATCAAGCTTGCCGAAAGGCTCGGATCGCGCCTCGAAGGCCCGACGCGCATGCCCGCGCCCTTTGGCGACAAAGAGGTGCAGAGCTGGGGTCAGACCCGCGAGGAGTGGCGCACGCGCAAAAACTAGGCGCCGCCTCAGACCGCGTCGATCTCCACCGTCTGCACCAGCTTCGGCTTCGCCCGCGCAGCGATGAGGCTGCCGGTAACGATCAGCACCGCGCCCGCCAGCACGGGCCAGCCGGGCGCTTCGGCGAAGAACAGCCAGCCGAACAGGCTCGCCCACAGAAACGCGGTATATTCCACCGGGATCAGTACCTGCGCCTCGGCCCGCGCATAGGCCCAGCTGAGCAGCAGGAGGGACACCGAGGATAGCGCCGCCGCGCCCAGGATCGCGGGCCAAGCCGGTGCATCCGGAACGGAGGCGAGCCATGGCGCGGCGAGTGCATAATAGCCCGCGATCAGCGCGCCCATCACGAACGCGATCTCCATCGGCCCCGCAATCTGCGCCTGCCGCCGGGCGAGGATGAGGTTGTAGGCGAACAGGCAGGCCGAAAAGAGCACCGCCCCCGCGCCCAGCAGCGCGTCCGCGTTATAATCTCCGCTCAGCCGTCCGCCGACGATCACCGCCACGCCCAGAAGGCCCAGTGCGGATGCGATGATCGCGCTGCGCCCGATCGTCTCGCCCAACAGCAACGCCGCTAGGTACAGCGCTATCACCGGCGCGATGAAGCTGAGCGCGATCGCCTCCGCCAGAGGCAGGCGCCCCAGCGCCCAAAAGAAACTGAGTGCCATGGGCAGGAGGACGAGCGAGCGGCGCAGATGCAGCCGCATCGCCGCGCGCGTGGGCCGCTGTCGGCGGCGCAGGATTAGGTATAGCGGCAACAGCATCGCCAGCGCGGCGAGCGAGCGCCATAGCATCGCGTCGTATACTCCGATGGTCAGCACCAGCTGCTTCATCAGCGCGTCCATCAGCGAGAAGCAGCCGATACCAAGGCAGGCGGCGAGAAAGGGCAGGATCGGACGCTCGGCCATGATGGGCGCTATCGGTTGGCGGACGGGGTGTGTCTACAGCAATGCTGCTCGATCCGTTCGCCCTGAGCTCAAACGGGAGGGGTCGGGAAGGAAGCAATTCGGAACTCCCCACGCCCCCGGCGCGTCGGTTTGGCAGAGCCTTACCGATTCGGAGACCCGCCGCATGATGCGCACCATCACCCTTTTCGCCCTGTTGCCGCTTGCCGCCTGCGCCTCGCAGGACATTGCCGGGCCAAAATCGCCTTATGAGGTGCAGCAGAAAGTGCGTGCGGATTCGCCCGCGGGCGCGCTCGATATGGAGCAGACCAATGGCACCGTGGTGGCGAGCGAGGAAGC is part of the Novosphingopyxis iocasae genome and encodes:
- a CDS encoding glycine zipper 2TM domain-containing protein; amino-acid sequence: MKTAILAAAAALTMAVPAPDLGPVTQGAALHADQGRHLGHYKKHRKWQRERAREQRRYYAQQDRAYERQLSRNDRIWRGDDGRYRCRRADGTAGLVIGGALGAIAGSEVAGRQNRTIGAIIGAVGGGLLGRQIDRGGLRCR
- a CDS encoding GNAT family N-acetyltransferase produces the protein MLNGPLLVTQRLILRPPAAEDFEAVVGFYSEPETMEHLGGVKPRSEVWRAWCCMAGSWHINGFGMFSLIERATGRWIGRAGPWRPADWPVDEVGWGVARDFAGKGYAREAAVAAIDYAFDVLGWDAVHHVIAPKNAASIKLAERLGSRLEGPTRMPAPFGDKEVQSWGQTREEWRTRKN
- a CDS encoding DMT family transporter produces the protein MAERPILPFLAACLGIGCFSLMDALMKQLVLTIGVYDAMLWRSLAALAMLLPLYLILRRRQRPTRAAMRLHLRRSLVLLPMALSFFWALGRLPLAEAIALSFIAPVIALYLAALLLGETIGRSAIIASALGLLGVAVIVGGRLSGDYNADALLGAGAVLFSACLFAYNLILARRQAQIAGPMEIAFVMGALIAGYYALAAPWLASVPDAPAWPAILGAAALSSVSLLLLSWAYARAEAQVLIPVEYTAFLWASLFGWLFFAEAPGWPVLAGAVLIVTGSLIAARAKPKLVQTVEIDAV